The following proteins are encoded in a genomic region of Streptomyces sp. NBC_01723:
- a CDS encoding 3-oxoacyl-ACP reductase: MADRYLSFTGTAPGRFLTRRLGLPQPAALERGAFSGGLLHLTAGKTDLDLAPALARTGLGPDATGRPAAVVLDATGVRDVDALAEVHAALHPVVRSVATSGRVVVLGTPPDPADHHQAAAQQALEGFTRSLGKEIGRGRTVNLVRLTDAARADAAESTLRFLLSPASAYVSGQVVEVGPASGTAAPDDWELPLAGRTALVTGAARGIGAAVARTLAGQGAQVVVLDVPQAEDEARRAAERLGGTALALDITAGDAGERIAAAVPGGLDVLVHNAGITRDRRLANMPADRWSSVLDVNLASVLRTTDALLAAGAVNRGGRIVATASIAGLAGNAGQTNYGASKAGIVGLVRSLAPRALAGHGVTVNAVAPGFIETRMTAAVPLFIREAGRRMNSLAQGGLPDDVAQTTAWLAHPASGAVNGQVVRVCGQSLLGA, translated from the coding sequence ATGGCCGACCGCTATCTCAGCTTCACCGGCACCGCGCCCGGCCGCTTCCTCACCCGGCGGCTGGGGCTGCCGCAACCCGCCGCGCTGGAACGCGGCGCGTTCTCCGGCGGCCTGCTGCACCTCACCGCCGGCAAGACCGACCTCGACCTCGCGCCCGCCCTCGCCCGCACCGGCCTCGGCCCGGACGCCACCGGACGCCCCGCCGCCGTCGTCCTCGACGCCACCGGAGTCCGGGACGTCGACGCGCTCGCCGAGGTGCACGCCGCGCTGCACCCCGTCGTACGGTCCGTCGCGACGAGCGGACGGGTGGTGGTGCTCGGCACGCCGCCCGACCCGGCCGACCACCACCAGGCCGCCGCCCAGCAGGCGCTGGAGGGCTTCACCCGCTCGCTCGGCAAGGAGATCGGGCGGGGCAGGACGGTCAACCTCGTCCGGCTCACCGACGCCGCCCGCGCCGACGCCGCCGAGTCCACCCTCCGCTTCCTCCTCTCCCCCGCCTCCGCCTACGTCAGCGGCCAAGTGGTCGAGGTGGGGCCCGCCTCCGGGACGGCCGCCCCGGACGACTGGGAACTGCCGCTGGCCGGACGCACCGCGCTCGTCACCGGCGCCGCCCGCGGGATCGGCGCCGCCGTCGCCCGGACACTGGCCGGACAGGGCGCCCAGGTCGTCGTCCTCGACGTACCGCAGGCCGAGGACGAGGCACGCCGGGCCGCGGAACGCCTCGGCGGCACCGCCCTCGCGCTCGACATCACGGCCGGCGACGCGGGCGAGCGCATCGCCGCCGCCGTGCCCGGCGGGCTCGACGTCCTCGTCCACAACGCCGGGATCACCCGCGACCGGCGCCTGGCCAACATGCCCGCCGACCGCTGGAGTTCCGTCCTCGACGTCAACCTCGCGAGCGTCCTGCGCACCACGGACGCGCTGCTCGCCGCGGGCGCGGTCAACCGGGGCGGGCGGATCGTGGCGACGGCCTCCATCGCCGGGCTCGCGGGCAACGCGGGCCAGACCAACTACGGCGCCAGCAAGGCGGGGATCGTCGGCCTGGTCCGCTCGCTCGCGCCGCGCGCGCTGGCCGGGCACGGGGTGACGGTGAACGCGGTGGCGCCGGGATTCATCGAGACGAGGATGACCGCGGCCGTCCCGCTCTTCATCCGCGAGGCGGGCCGGCGCATGAACTCCCTCGCCCAGGGCGGCCTGCCGGACGACGTCGCCCAGACCACCGCCTGGCTCGCCCACCCGGCCTCCGGCGCGGTCAACGGCCAGGTCGTCCGGGTCTGCGGCCAGAGCCTGCTGGGGGCGTGA
- a CDS encoding acetyl-CoA C-acetyltransferase, producing the protein MSPLAAQSTRRVAVIGGARVPFARSDGPYATASNQEMLTAALDGLVARYGLQEPGAVGEFVAGAVLKHSRDFNLARETLLGSALDPRTPAYDIQQACGTGLQAVIAAANKIALGQTESAIAGGADTASDAPLGVNDRLRRILLEARRAKSLGGRAKALAKIRPGHLVPDIPRNAEPRTGLSMGEHAAVTARAWGIAREDQDELAATSHRRLAAAYERGLFRDLVVPFRGLARDQNLRPGSTVEKLAALKPVFGLSGAEPTMTAGNSTPLTDGAATVLLASEEWAEARGLEPLAYLTAYETAAVDFVGGDAAGGEDGLLMAPAYAVPRMLERAGLGIEDFDLVEIHEAFASQVLATLAAWEKRGLAPVDRARLNAAGSSLATGHPFAATGARVVATLATLLAEREGPGRGLISVCAAGGQGVTAILERT; encoded by the coding sequence ATGAGCCCTCTGGCAGCGCAGTCCACGCGCCGCGTCGCGGTCATCGGCGGCGCCCGCGTCCCCTTCGCCCGCTCCGACGGGCCCTACGCCACCGCGTCCAACCAGGAGATGCTCACCGCGGCCCTCGACGGCCTGGTCGCCCGCTACGGCCTCCAGGAGCCCGGCGCCGTCGGCGAGTTCGTGGCCGGCGCGGTCCTCAAGCACAGCCGCGACTTCAACCTGGCCCGGGAGACGCTCCTCGGCTCGGCGCTCGACCCGCGCACCCCCGCGTACGACATCCAGCAGGCCTGCGGCACCGGGCTCCAGGCCGTGATCGCCGCCGCCAACAAGATCGCCCTCGGGCAGACCGAGTCGGCGATCGCGGGCGGCGCGGACACGGCGAGCGACGCCCCGCTCGGCGTCAACGACCGCCTGCGCCGCATCCTGTTGGAGGCCCGCCGCGCGAAGTCCCTCGGCGGCCGGGCGAAGGCGCTGGCGAAGATCCGCCCCGGCCACCTGGTTCCCGACATCCCGCGCAACGCCGAGCCGCGCACCGGCCTGTCGATGGGCGAGCACGCCGCGGTCACCGCCCGGGCCTGGGGCATCGCCCGCGAGGACCAGGACGAACTCGCCGCGACCAGCCACCGGCGACTGGCGGCCGCCTACGAACGCGGCCTCTTCCGGGACCTCGTGGTCCCCTTCCGCGGCCTGGCCCGCGACCAGAACCTGCGTCCGGGCTCGACGGTGGAGAAACTGGCCGCGCTGAAGCCCGTGTTCGGACTCTCCGGCGCCGAACCGACCATGACGGCGGGCAACTCCACGCCGCTGACCGACGGTGCGGCCACCGTGCTGCTGGCGAGCGAGGAGTGGGCCGAGGCCCGGGGTCTCGAACCGCTGGCGTATCTGACGGCGTACGAGACGGCGGCCGTGGACTTCGTCGGCGGCGACGCGGCCGGCGGCGAGGACGGGCTGCTGATGGCCCCGGCGTACGCGGTCCCGCGCATGCTGGAGCGCGCGGGGCTGGGCATCGAGGACTTCGACCTCGTCGAGATCCACGAGGCGTTCGCGTCCCAGGTGCTGGCCACGCTGGCGGCCTGGGAGAAACGCGGGCTGGCCCCGGTCGACCGGGCCCGGCTGAACGCGGCCGGCTCCTCCCTCGCCACCGGCCACCCCTTCGCCGCGACCGGCGCCCGCGTCGTGGCGACCCTGGCCACCCTGCTCGCCGAACGGGAGGGCCCGGGGCGCGGACTGATCTCGGTCTGCGCGGCGGGCGGCCAGGGCGTGACGGCCATTCTTGAACGAACGTGA
- a CDS encoding MaoC/PaaZ C-terminal domain-containing protein, which yields MTTANPTTTTLTGPPALAPLLARGALLSPLKRPRPDADFPRTRLVLPGLRVDLARLAAYERVCGFPTGADALPVTYPHVLGFPSAMRLMSGRDFPLPLLGLVHTSIALTRYAAMPATAAYELITYVEGLAPHRRGTEATVATEVRADGEVVWESRSTYLARHRSAKPSGPEHGPPTPASDPGIAPHPAPLPTRREWRLAGDVGRRYGAASGDRNPIHLHPLTARLFGFPRAIAHGMWTVARCLAEHGTPDAAAVRAEFRAPVLLPGTVSYGAEGGRFELRGDSGRRLHLSGEAGPYPAA from the coding sequence ATGACCACCGCGAACCCCACGACCACCACCCTGACCGGGCCGCCCGCCCTCGCGCCGCTGCTCGCCCGCGGTGCCCTGCTGTCGCCCCTCAAGCGGCCCCGCCCGGACGCGGACTTCCCCCGCACCCGGCTGGTCCTGCCCGGCCTGCGCGTGGACCTGGCGCGGCTGGCGGCGTACGAGCGGGTGTGCGGCTTTCCCACCGGGGCGGACGCGCTTCCGGTGACGTATCCGCACGTCCTGGGCTTCCCGTCGGCCATGCGCCTGATGAGCGGCCGGGACTTCCCGCTCCCGCTGCTCGGGCTCGTCCACACGTCGATCGCCCTCACCCGGTACGCCGCCATGCCCGCGACCGCCGCGTACGAACTCATCACGTACGTCGAGGGCCTGGCACCGCACCGCCGCGGCACCGAGGCCACGGTGGCGACGGAGGTGCGGGCCGACGGGGAGGTGGTGTGGGAGTCACGCAGCACGTACCTGGCCCGGCACCGGAGTGCGAAGCCCTCCGGCCCGGAACACGGGCCGCCCACGCCGGCCTCCGACCCCGGGATCGCGCCCCACCCCGCGCCTCTGCCCACCCGCCGCGAGTGGCGCCTCGCCGGTGACGTCGGACGGCGCTACGGTGCCGCCTCCGGGGACCGCAACCCCATCCACCTCCACCCCCTCACCGCTCGCCTCTTCGGCTTCCCCCGGGCCATCGCGCACGGCATGTGGACCGTGGCCCGCTGTCTCGCCGAGCACGGGACACCGGACGCGGCGGCGGTGCGGGCGGAGTTCCGGGCGCCCGTGCTGCTGCCGGGGACCGTGTCGTACGGGGCCGAGGGAGGCCGGTTCGAGCTGCGCGGTGACTCGGGGCGACGGCTGCACCTGTCCGGCGAGGCGGGGCCCTACCCGGCGGCCTGA